Proteins encoded in a region of the Plasmodium berghei ANKA genome assembly, chromosome: 1 genome:
- a CDS encoding peptidyl-tRNA hydrolase PTRHD1, putative: protein MQENPIVQYILVNKEILDKRWPLGSIIAQGCHACVAVIAENMDDIIVKEYLSPEKINTMHKVILKVDSTDEMKNLSENLDKNNLKYRIWAEQPENILTAIAIKPYYKNSIKDYFKKYALLKKL, encoded by the exons ATGCAAGAAAATCCAATTGTTCAATACATTTTAGTAAATAAGGAAATTTTGGATAAAAGATGGCCACTTGGGTCTATCATAGCACAGGGATGTCATGCATG TGTTGCAGTAATAGCTGAAAATATGGACGATATTATCGTAAAGGAATATTTATCAccagaaaaaataaacactATGCACAAAGTTATATTAAAAGTTGATAGTACAGATGAAATGAAAAACTTATCAGAAAACctagataaaaataatttgaaatATAGAATTTGGGCTGAGCAGCCAGAAAACATTTTAACAGCAATTGCAATAAAACCATATTACAAAAACAGTATAAAGGactattttaaaaagtatgcattattaaaaaagttataa